A genome region from Natronosalvus rutilus includes the following:
- a CDS encoding sodium/phosphate symporter, giving the protein MAERSGRGGRRRDRTVLAVALVFVVGVAIRLAPRHWTPLPFNPDGFKFASQAGQILTAGDIPLQSNPQGFVFPVLLSQLQLVTGVHVLSISQPTIALVGTVPCLFAFAFARRIAHNRGWDARRTLAVATVAGLVLATEGLYLRRTAAVSYEVLGILLVIVSAVAFHRLLRTQHLGWFIVFATALVVLPITHHLSTMMAALTLTALVAVHLRRTPVRATIVHGLTIVIGSWAYFGVYYTLTQPPFFGDVATRLGLFLVCLLVFAGLVVLVRGTTPSLLRLSVLTSFAGGFTILGINAVSNVFPGTASTHPRLLWYVAPLTILIAFAVWGFPLAIDDADVGPIVLALFLGPLMFVGFSVIAELNSAYQYFAARGQTFIHLSAVIMAAIAVVDLGWRPRPQASFLLKTALPAVVLVCALISVPLAFVGPPVLPYESTTTPAEFQAVTFAEAHIEGNWTSDDHLTRIGKNYYDAEAPPGPTYGWLDGAEPPTCPVLVRGSWPATGAQAFPADPIAVDGHNLSRFASTEQTLYTSGSSDQRLVAPRNASRLCGGV; this is encoded by the coding sequence ATGGCTGAGCGTTCGGGCCGAGGGGGTCGACGGAGGGACCGCACAGTCCTGGCCGTCGCCCTGGTCTTCGTAGTCGGCGTCGCCATCCGGCTGGCGCCTCGACACTGGACACCGTTGCCGTTCAACCCGGATGGCTTCAAGTTCGCTTCCCAGGCCGGCCAGATCCTCACTGCTGGCGACATCCCGCTCCAGTCGAATCCACAGGGGTTTGTGTTCCCGGTTCTGCTGAGCCAACTCCAGCTCGTCACCGGCGTGCACGTGCTCTCGATCAGCCAGCCGACGATTGCCCTCGTGGGAACGGTCCCGTGCCTGTTCGCGTTCGCGTTCGCGCGTCGAATCGCACACAATCGTGGCTGGGACGCCCGGCGAACGCTCGCCGTTGCCACCGTCGCCGGCCTCGTTCTCGCCACGGAGGGGCTGTATCTCAGACGAACGGCCGCCGTCTCCTATGAGGTACTCGGCATATTGCTCGTCATCGTGAGTGCGGTGGCGTTTCACCGTCTCCTGCGGACCCAGCACCTGGGCTGGTTCATCGTGTTCGCGACCGCTCTTGTGGTGCTTCCCATTACCCATCACTTGAGTACGATGATGGCTGCACTCACACTCACTGCGCTCGTGGCTGTCCATCTCCGGCGCACCCCTGTTCGAGCGACGATTGTCCATGGTCTGACGATCGTCATCGGCTCCTGGGCGTACTTCGGGGTGTACTACACGCTCACGCAACCGCCGTTTTTCGGCGACGTCGCGACCAGACTCGGCTTGTTCCTCGTCTGTCTGCTCGTCTTTGCCGGGCTGGTGGTTCTCGTTCGAGGGACAACACCGTCGCTGCTCCGTCTCTCGGTTCTCACGTCGTTTGCCGGTGGATTCACGATCCTGGGGATCAACGCCGTCTCGAACGTGTTCCCTGGAACGGCCTCGACACACCCGCGGTTATTGTGGTATGTGGCTCCGCTCACGATCCTCATCGCGTTTGCAGTCTGGGGGTTCCCACTCGCAATCGACGACGCCGACGTTGGCCCCATCGTGTTGGCGCTGTTTCTCGGCCCGCTGATGTTCGTCGGCTTTTCGGTCATCGCCGAGTTGAACTCGGCGTATCAGTACTTCGCCGCGCGCGGGCAGACGTTCATCCATCTCTCTGCCGTCATCATGGCCGCAATCGCGGTCGTAGATCTGGGGTGGCGACCCCGTCCGCAAGCATCGTTCCTGCTGAAAACGGCGCTCCCTGCGGTGGTACTCGTCTGTGCACTCATCTCGGTTCCGCTCGCATTCGTCGGGCCACCAGTCCTGCCGTATGAGAGTACGACGACACCCGCGGAGTTCCAGGCGGTCACGTTTGCCGAGGCGCATATCGAGGGTAACTGGACGAGCGACGACCACCTGACGCGCATCGGCAAGAATTACTACGACGCGGAGGCGCCCCCTGGCCCGACATACGGGTGGTTAGACGGTGCGGAGCCTCCAACGTGTCCCGTCCTGGTGCGCGGGTCGTGGCCTGCAACCGGCGCCCAGGCGTTCCCAGCGGATCCAATCGCTGTCGATGGACACAACCTGAGTCGGTTCGCCAGCACCGAACAGACGCTGTACACGAGTGGGTCTAGCGACCAGCGACTCGTGGCCCCAAGAAACGCCAGCCGGCTATGCGGCGGTGTGTAA
- a CDS encoding helix-turn-helix transcriptional regulator, which translates to MNERLEDIEFFARSRNRVAVLEALVDRPHTRRSLQLETGASRVTISRIVADLQERGWIRWTDGGYRTTPTGRAVASALIELCETLDVAALLAPLAPSLPPEFLTIDVKHFRDAEVGVPTKTDPLAAARTAAELMDQCDEVRILAHAVTSDTVASQIRAAEKHGQRSAVVLSEATLESMRGDPTMHTQLDRLLDLEEVAMYRYDGTIPVSMGIYDDETVGIGTIDQSAYPNAFLVSTDETVLEWARETFDEIRRGSEVIRSADLRL; encoded by the coding sequence ATGAACGAGCGTCTCGAAGATATCGAGTTCTTCGCCCGTTCGAGGAACCGAGTCGCGGTCCTCGAGGCACTGGTCGACAGACCCCATACACGTCGCTCCTTGCAGTTGGAGACCGGTGCATCCCGGGTGACGATCAGTCGAATCGTCGCTGATCTCCAAGAGCGAGGTTGGATCCGCTGGACAGACGGCGGCTACCGCACGACGCCGACCGGGCGGGCGGTGGCTTCGGCCCTCATCGAGCTGTGTGAGACACTCGACGTCGCCGCGCTTCTCGCGCCGCTCGCCCCGTCCCTGCCGCCGGAGTTCCTCACAATCGACGTCAAACATTTCCGCGACGCCGAGGTCGGCGTTCCGACCAAGACCGACCCACTCGCCGCCGCCAGGACCGCCGCGGAGTTGATGGACCAGTGCGATGAGGTCAGGATCCTCGCCCACGCCGTGACGAGCGATACCGTCGCCAGCCAGATCCGGGCCGCAGAGAAGCACGGGCAGCGCTCAGCAGTCGTCCTCAGCGAGGCGACGCTCGAATCGATGCGCGGCGACCCAACGATGCACACCCAGTTAGACCGGTTGCTCGACCTCGAGGAGGTTGCGATGTACCGGTACGACGGGACGATTCCGGTGTCGATGGGTATCTACGACGACGAGACCGTCGGAATCGGCACCATCGACCAATCTGCCTACCCCAACGCGTTTCTCGTTTCGACGGATGAAACGGTTCTCGAGTGGGCCCGGGAAACGTTCGACGAGATTCGACGGGGGTCTGAAGTGATTCGGAGCGCCGATCTCCGCCTATGA
- a CDS encoding Ig-like domain-containing protein, translating into MSRPHPKARRITALVLAVMTACAVFAIGGGVVAASSHDDCTSVSSATVINQSGCYVLDSDLTASGDPIVEINASDVVFDGLAHEIGGGDPAIHVMPGVSNVTVRNVTVYSSYAGIYVESASDVTVEDVTARNNDEGLFLEETTDVRIENVTTRNNDDGITLQYASNVAIRDVTHQYDTNWGLHAEDSVNVTVERLASELSNGEGFDDGAIYFDETNGSIVDSTLGVGEYGLGVELYYSHGTVIDNVTVSASEEHALDVDGSEDVVVRNSTFATGPDDDAVYVDNSPNARLTDVSVEGGEYGVALSGSANVTMRNVAMDNSTWGFSMSGHYRHDIDQSNTVDSLPVYIYEDVDGMTFDGSVPRGYLAVVDGSDITLSGFERTDTGQAFVAAHVQGLTVDSSRLTHNEYGLHVVNSTSVSVTDTNVSDSHYGMYLGDSPGATVDSLVALEETYWAGARQALRVSQSPDLTVTNGTFDRMQVWLTDSDRLRLENSYVEGSKVEFFGSEDVIIRDNEFVGGGTVVDVRDLSRRATIENNTIANPHSYGISLMENSNGAVIRNNEIQGVTQGTSYTGVGIQLVYTEAHITNNTINDVERAGIGLSGGTGAVVENNTVTNSPTGIETNINRNTREFVVRHNTIDGVTDGVVLTRYASDAVIDGNAIGNASRNGIEATGPSYLSTKSSNVTITANHVSLVGTNGAYLNNVEEYTVADNTFTNGTDARAIHVSASDTVAVTGNDVDGYGELTALRDQPRGAITVADATNVLVEANSLESSVVGIQILEAGGSVTVSDNAVTNATHVGIAVDAPETTISTNDVRWTAGPGIAVGSRTLPAQGEDEIVADNATVANNLVVENDLGIAVWDDDATVSENHVERNGAGIRVGSALGIDGITLVDNVIADNRNETATEVRASRGIVLDHLVGGTVANNTVTNSLAAIQFIATTDVVVEDNRFNESNQGLAFVQTLSHVDQTADGDPRYTWTPPSTNVTVSHNTLAGNGESVHFAIGPSTVVDDGASTNVTDPTFHEGDEHLIYNNVFNGTTAFNKTYAINESFLPGYERDVFPNVWNVSDTPGPNVIGGPALGGNYWASPDGSGYSQTCTDADGDGFCDAPYELEGSNNTDWLPLSSDGSDDGDGGDDTGDATGDVTVSPTSIDFETVLVGSTTTATVSVSNDGNASLSFGGTQLVGPSADAYAVTAGNGTTTIPADGSHDVTVEFGPTEAGLADASLVVSTDDPDEPTVTVGLSGNGTLVAPNRAPVAVADHYVVAADQNLTVNAPGVLANDLDPNGDSFSATHYGDPSNGTVTTLTGSGTFEYVPDPGFVGTDSFTYWIQDDHGESSSYATVTIDVVADPNRAPVAVSDHYTTFEGQNLTVSAPGLLENDYDVDADSIEATHYGDPSNGTVTTLTGSGTFEYVPDPDFVGTDSFTYWIQDDHGESSSYGTVTIEVAPDPNRAPVVVSDHYTTDKGQNLTVSAPGLLENDYDPDGDSVQTTHYGNPSNGTVTTLTGSGTFEYVPDPDFVGTDSFTYWIQDDHGESSSYGTVTVEVVEPNRPPVAVSDHYATLQDQNLTVSAPGLLGNDYDPDNDSVQTTHYGNPSNGTVTTLTGSGTFEYVPDPDFVGTDSFIYWTQDDHGESSSYATVTVDVVDPSGTAPVATDDHYTTYEGQNLSVSAPGVLANDLDPNGDSFSATHYGDPSNGTVTTLTGSGTFEYVPDPDFTGTDSFTYWIQDDHGESSSYGTVTIEVAPDPNRAPVAVSDHYTTFEGQNLTVSAPGLLENDYDVDADSIEATHYGNPSNGTVTTLTGSGTFEYVPDPDFVGTDSFTYWIQDDHGESSSYGTVTIEVAPDPNRAPVAVSDHYTAFEGQNLTVSAPGLLENDYDPDNDSVQTTHYGNPSNGTVTTLTGSGTFEYVPDPDFVGTDSFTYWIQDDHGESSSYATVTIEVAPDPNRAPVAVPDHYATLQGQNLTVSAPGLLGNDYDPDGDSIEATHYGNPSNGTVTTLTGSGTFEYVPDPGFAGTDSFTYWNQDADGESSSYTTVSIIVVEVDQPGRVAVDPGAVDFADTEVGSTASQTVTVTNIGGTPLTVSGVDLAGAGTPFDVVAGNATTQLATGETHTVTVSFEPTTVGGASDTLRIHTDDTTTPVLELGLSGTGVTSDDGAEGSDGGDTGAGAGSGSDDSSADSDDSSADSDDSSADSGGSDSPTGRTGSDVTVIRSADGTTDVSVENAQNGTAVDIDTSGTGSGNVTLDGLNITPLVDGDFTLNVSVSEDAPPGAPDTTPSGESPISYLNVDHSIPDEEIGEVTFRLRVSKDTLAARGLAPSDVVVYRYHDGQWQTASMRVVDETATHHVFEATVPGLSVFAVSGQAAVADDPTPPATDEPTGTDSPGGSDSSDEPTGTDSPDGSDSSDESVDGGLMDEEPTSDTPSSSPEHSEASPGVLIAAVVALSVGIGALWLYRRSHRGRP; encoded by the coding sequence ATGAGCAGGCCGCACCCGAAGGCTCGTCGAATCACTGCGCTGGTGCTCGCAGTCATGACGGCATGTGCCGTGTTCGCGATCGGGGGTGGCGTTGTGGCCGCGTCGAGTCACGACGATTGCACATCGGTGTCCAGCGCGACAGTCATCAACCAGTCGGGCTGTTACGTCCTCGATTCGGATCTGACGGCGTCCGGCGATCCGATCGTCGAGATCAACGCGAGCGACGTCGTGTTCGACGGGCTGGCTCACGAGATTGGCGGCGGCGATCCGGCGATTCACGTCATGCCTGGCGTCTCGAACGTCACCGTCCGGAACGTCACCGTCTACTCGTCGTACGCCGGGATCTACGTTGAGTCCGCAAGCGACGTGACCGTCGAGGACGTGACGGCACGAAACAACGACGAAGGGCTCTTTCTCGAGGAAACCACCGACGTCCGAATCGAGAACGTGACCACTAGGAACAACGACGATGGCATCACGCTCCAGTACGCCTCGAACGTCGCGATTCGGGACGTCACCCACCAGTACGACACGAACTGGGGGCTCCACGCCGAGGACTCCGTGAACGTCACTGTCGAACGGCTCGCGTCGGAGCTATCGAACGGCGAGGGATTCGACGACGGCGCCATTTACTTTGATGAGACGAACGGCTCCATCGTCGACTCGACGCTCGGCGTCGGCGAGTACGGCCTTGGCGTCGAGTTGTACTACTCCCACGGGACGGTCATCGACAACGTGACCGTGAGCGCCTCGGAGGAGCACGCGCTCGATGTCGACGGGAGCGAGGACGTCGTCGTCCGCAACAGTACGTTCGCGACCGGGCCGGACGACGACGCGGTGTACGTCGACAACTCGCCCAACGCACGACTGACTGACGTATCCGTCGAGGGCGGGGAGTACGGCGTGGCGCTCTCTGGCTCGGCGAACGTCACGATGCGCAACGTCGCGATGGACAACTCGACGTGGGGCTTCTCCATGTCCGGGCACTATCGCCACGACATCGACCAGTCGAACACGGTCGACAGTCTGCCGGTGTACATCTACGAAGACGTCGACGGGATGACCTTCGACGGGAGCGTTCCCCGGGGGTACCTCGCCGTCGTTGACGGCTCCGACATCACGCTCTCGGGATTCGAACGCACCGACACCGGACAGGCGTTCGTCGCCGCGCACGTCCAGGGGCTCACCGTGGACTCGAGCCGCCTGACGCACAACGAGTATGGCCTGCACGTCGTCAACTCGACGAGCGTCTCGGTCACCGACACGAACGTCTCGGACTCACACTACGGGATGTACCTCGGTGACTCGCCCGGTGCAACGGTCGATTCACTCGTCGCCCTCGAAGAGACCTATTGGGCCGGCGCTCGCCAGGCGCTGCGCGTGTCCCAGTCGCCCGACCTCACCGTGACGAACGGCACGTTCGATCGGATGCAGGTGTGGCTGACCGACAGCGACCGCCTCCGCCTCGAAAACAGTTACGTCGAAGGGTCGAAAGTCGAGTTCTTCGGCTCCGAGGACGTCATCATCCGCGACAACGAGTTCGTCGGCGGAGGGACCGTCGTCGACGTCCGGGACCTCTCACGACGGGCGACCATCGAGAACAACACGATTGCCAACCCGCACAGCTACGGAATCTCGCTCATGGAGAACAGCAACGGCGCCGTGATCCGCAACAACGAGATCCAGGGCGTGACCCAGGGGACCTCCTATACGGGCGTGGGCATCCAGCTCGTTTACACCGAGGCACACATCACGAACAACACGATCAACGACGTCGAGCGTGCTGGCATCGGCCTCAGTGGGGGGACCGGAGCGGTTGTGGAGAACAATACCGTCACGAACAGCCCGACTGGAATCGAGACGAACATCAACCGGAACACCCGGGAGTTCGTCGTTCGACACAACACGATCGACGGGGTGACCGACGGCGTGGTGTTGACCCGGTATGCGAGTGACGCGGTGATCGACGGCAACGCCATCGGTAACGCCTCCAGGAACGGGATCGAGGCCACCGGGCCGTCGTATTTGAGCACGAAGTCGTCCAACGTCACGATCACCGCGAATCACGTCTCGCTCGTCGGCACCAACGGGGCATACCTGAACAACGTCGAGGAGTACACGGTCGCGGACAACACCTTCACGAACGGCACCGACGCACGAGCAATCCACGTCAGCGCAAGCGACACGGTCGCCGTCACGGGCAACGACGTCGACGGCTACGGCGAACTCACCGCACTGCGCGACCAGCCCCGCGGGGCGATCACCGTCGCCGACGCTACAAACGTCCTCGTCGAGGCGAATAGCCTCGAGTCGAGCGTCGTCGGCATCCAGATCCTCGAAGCTGGTGGGAGCGTAACGGTCTCGGACAACGCCGTTACGAACGCGACCCACGTCGGCATCGCCGTCGACGCACCGGAGACGACGATCAGCACCAACGATGTCCGCTGGACCGCCGGACCGGGGATCGCCGTCGGTAGCCGAACCCTCCCTGCCCAGGGCGAAGATGAGATCGTCGCCGACAACGCTACCGTCGCGAACAACCTCGTCGTCGAGAACGACCTCGGGATCGCCGTCTGGGACGACGACGCGACCGTCTCGGAGAACCACGTCGAGCGAAACGGCGCTGGAATTCGCGTCGGCTCGGCACTCGGGATCGATGGCATCACGCTCGTCGACAACGTCATCGCCGACAACCGGAACGAGACGGCCACCGAGGTCAGAGCGAGCAGGGGGATCGTCCTCGATCACCTCGTCGGTGGGACGGTCGCAAACAACACGGTGACGAACTCGCTCGCCGCAATTCAGTTCATCGCAACGACGGACGTCGTCGTCGAGGACAACCGCTTCAACGAATCAAACCAGGGACTGGCGTTCGTCCAGACGCTCTCACACGTCGACCAGACGGCGGACGGTGATCCACGCTACACCTGGACGCCGCCGTCGACGAACGTGACCGTCAGTCACAACACCCTGGCTGGGAACGGCGAGAGCGTCCACTTCGCGATCGGTCCCTCCACCGTTGTGGACGATGGGGCGTCGACGAACGTGACCGACCCGACGTTCCACGAGGGTGATGAGCATCTGATCTACAACAACGTCTTCAATGGAACCACTGCGTTCAACAAGACCTATGCCATCAACGAGTCGTTCTTGCCCGGCTACGAGCGCGACGTGTTCCCCAACGTCTGGAACGTTTCGGACACACCCGGACCGAACGTGATCGGCGGCCCCGCACTCGGCGGCAACTACTGGGCCTCACCCGACGGCAGTGGCTACAGCCAGACCTGTACCGACGCCGACGGCGATGGCTTCTGCGACGCGCCGTACGAACTTGAGGGATCGAACAACACCGACTGGCTGCCGCTTTCGAGCGATGGGAGCGACGATGGTGATGGTGGTGACGATACCGGTGACGCCACTGGCGACGTGACGGTCTCACCGACGTCCATTGATTTCGAAACCGTTCTGGTAGGATCTACGACGACGGCCACCGTCTCGGTGTCGAACGACGGAAACGCATCGCTGTCGTTCGGCGGTACACAGCTCGTCGGACCGTCCGCGGACGCATACGCCGTGACGGCGGGGAACGGGACGACGACGATCCCGGCGGACGGATCCCACGATGTTACCGTCGAGTTCGGACCCACCGAGGCCGGCCTGGCCGACGCGTCGCTGGTGGTGTCCACCGATGACCCCGACGAACCGACGGTGACTGTTGGACTCTCCGGCAACGGGACCCTCGTGGCTCCGAACCGGGCGCCGGTCGCGGTCGCCGACCACTACGTCGTGGCCGCGGATCAGAACCTGACGGTGAACGCACCAGGCGTGCTCGCGAACGACCTCGACCCCAACGGCGACTCGTTCAGCGCGACCCACTACGGTGATCCGAGCAACGGGACCGTGACGACGCTGACGGGATCGGGGACGTTCGAGTACGTGCCAGATCCCGGCTTCGTCGGCACGGACTCGTTCACCTACTGGATCCAGGACGACCACGGCGAGTCCTCCTCGTACGCCACAGTCACCATCGACGTCGTGGCGGATCCGAACCGGGCGCCGGTCGCCGTTTCCGACCATTACACCACGTTCGAAGGACAGAACCTGACGGTGAGCGCTCCGGGCCTGCTCGAGAACGATTACGACGTGGACGCCGATTCGATCGAGGCGACCCACTACGGTGATCCGAGCAACGGGACCGTGACGACGCTGACGGGATCGGGGACGTTCGAGTACGTACCAGACCCCGACTTCGTGGGGACGGACTCGTTCACCTACTGGATCCAGGACGACCACGGCGAGTCCTCCTCGTACGGTACGGTCACCATCGAGGTCGCACCCGATCCGAACCGGGCACCGGTCGTCGTTTCGGATCACTACACTACGGACAAGGGCCAGAACCTCACCGTGAGCGCTCCAGGCCTGCTCGAGAACGATTACGATCCCGATGGCGACTCAGTCCAGACGACGCACTACGGCAATCCCAGCAATGGGACGGTCACCACCCTCACGGGGTCGGGGACGTTCGAATATGTGCCAGACCCCGACTTCGTGGGGACCGACTCGTTCACCTACTGGATTCAGGACGACCACGGCGAGTCCTCCTCGTACGGTACGGTCACCGTCGAAGTGGTTGAACCGAATCGCCCACCGGTCGCTGTTTCCGACCACTACGCCACGCTGCAGGACCAGAACCTCACCGTGAGCGCGCCGGGCCTGCTCGGGAACGATTACGATCCCGATAACGACTCGGTCCAGACGACGCACTACGGTAACCCCAGCAATGGGACCGTGACGACGCTGACGGGGTCAGGGACGTTCGAGTACGTCCCAGACCCTGACTTCGTGGGGACCGACTCGTTCATCTACTGGACTCAGGACGACCACGGCGAGTCCTCCTCGTACGCTACGGTCACCGTCGACGTCGTCGATCCATCGGGGACGGCACCCGTTGCCACAGACGACCACTACACCACGTACGAGGGACAAAATCTCTCGGTGAGCGCCCCGGGCGTGCTTGCGAACGACCTCGACCCCAACGGCGACTCGTTCAGCGCGACCCACTACGGTGATCCGAGCAACGGGACCGTAACAACGCTGACGGGATCGGGGACGTTCGAGTACGTGCCAGATCCCGACTTCACTGGTACGGACTCGTTCACCTACTGGATCCAGGACGACCACGGCGAGTCCTCCTCGTACGGTACGGTCACCATCGAGGTCGCACCCGATCCGAACCGGGCGCCGGTCGCCGTTTCCGACCATTATACCACGTTCGAAGGACAGAACCTGACCGTGAGCGCTCCGGGCCTGCTCGAGAACGATTACGACGTGGACGCCGATTCGATCGAGGCGACCCACTACGGCAATCCCAGCAACGGGACGGTTACCACCCTCACGGGATCGGGGACGTTCGAGTACGTACCAGACCCCGACTTCGTGGGGACGGACTCGTTCACCTACTGGATCCAGGACGACCACGGCGAGTCCTCCTCGTACGGTACAGTCACTATCGAGGTCGCACCCGATCCGAACCGAGCGCCGGTCGCCGTTTCCGACCATTACACCGCGTTCGAAGGACAGAACCTGACGGTGAGCGCTCCGGGCCTGCTCGAGAACGATTACGATCCCGATAACGACTCGGTCCAGACGACGCACTACGGTAACCCCAGCAACGGGACCGTGACGACGCTGACGGGATCGGGGACGTTCGAGTACGTGCCAGACCCCGACTTCGTGGGGACGGACTCGTTCACCTACTGGATCCAGGACGACCACGGCGAGTCCTCTTCGTACGCCACGGTCACCATCGAGGTCGCACCCGATCCGAACCGGGCGCCGGTCGCCGTTCCCGACCACTACGCCACGCTACAGGGCCAGAACCTGACCGTGAGCGCGCCGGGCCTGCTCGGGAACGATTACGATCCCGATGGCGATTCGATCGAGGCGACGCACTACGGCAATCCCAGCAATGGGACCGTGACGACGCTGACGGGATCGGGGACGTTCGAGTACGTCCCGGATCCTGGGTTTGCGGGCACTGACAGCTTCACCTACTGGAATCAGGACGCCGACGGCGAGTCCTCTTCGTACACCACGGTTTCGATCATCGTCGTCGAGGTGGATCAGCCGGGACGTGTCGCAGTCGACCCGGGCGCCGTCGACTTCGCTGACACCGAGGTCGGATCGACCGCGTCCCAGACGGTCACGGTGACGAACATTGGAGGAACGCCGCTCACCGTGTCCGGTGTCGACCTGGCGGGCGCGGGGACGCCCTTCGACGTCGTCGCCGGTAACGCGACGACACAGCTCGCGACCGGTGAAACGCACACCGTCACGGTATCGTTCGAACCGACCACCGTCGGGGGAGCCAGCGACACGCTGCGGATTCACACCGACGACACGACGACACCGGTGCTCGAACTCGGGCTTTCGGGTACCGGCGTCACCTCGGATGACGGCGCCGAGGGATCCGATGGTGGGGATACTGGCGCCGGCGCGGGGAGTGGTTCCGACGACTCCAGCGCCGATTCCGACGACTCCAGCGCTGATTCCGACGATTCCAGCGCTGATTCCGGTGGGTCCGACTCCCCGACCGGCCGGACGGGTTCTGACGTCACTGTCATCCGCTCGGCCGACGGGACGACCGACGTCTCCGTCGAGAACGCACAGAACGGGACGGCTGTTGACATCGACACGTCCGGAACGGGGTCGGGCAACGTCACCCTCGACGGGCTCAACATCACGCCCCTGGTCGACGGCGACTTCACGCTGAACGTCAGCGTCAGCGAGGACGCCCCGCCGGGCGCGCCCGATACCACGCCGTCCGGCGAGTCGCCGATCAGCTACCTGAACGTCGACCACTCGATTCCCGACGAGGAGATCGGTGAGGTCACCTTCCGGCTGCGTGTTTCGAAGGACACACTCGCCGCACGCGGTCTCGCACCCTCGGACGTCGTGGTCTACCGCTACCACGACGGCCAGTGGCAGACCGCATCAATGCGCGTCGTCGACGAAACCGCCACGCACCACGTCTTCGAGGCGACGGTCCCTGGCCTCTCGGTGTTCGCGGTAAGCGGGCAAGCAGCAGTCGCGGACGATCCCACGCCGCCCGCGACAGACGAGCCGACCGGAACCGATTCACCGGGCGGTTCTGACTCGTCCGACGAGCCGACCGGAACCGATTCGCCGGACGGTTCCGACTCGTCCGACGAATCGGTGGACGGCGGGCTGATGGATGAGGAACCGACGTCGGATACGCCGTCTTCGAGCCCGGAGCACTCGGAGGCCAGCCCCGGGGTGCTCATCGCTGCCGTCGTCGCGCTCTCAGTCGGAATCGGCGCGCTGTGGCTATACCGTCGCTCTCATCGCGGCCGCCCGTGA